The genomic DNA GGGCCACCTGGACGCGAGAAACGGCACTGTGGGCCTCTGGCGGGCTCCAGGAGCGCCGCAGCCGATGCCCCGGGACTCCTGGGGGCTTCGGGACACGAGAGACGGCCCGGCGGGCCTGTGGAGGGCTCCAGGGCAGGGGGGAACAGCAACCGACGCGCGGAGCCGTGGGAAGGCACCTGGACGCGAGCAACGGGATGGGGGGCGGTGGAGCGCGCCGGGGTGTGCCTGCTTGCTCATAGCCGACGCGGCGGCATCCAGCCGGTTACGGGGGCGGTTTCGGCAAGATTTCGGGGGGGACGGACGGCGAAACCAACGGGGCCCGCGAGATTTTTTGGAAATTTTCTGAGCGTGTACGACCGCCGAGCAAGGTTCCAAGTGACGGCGCTCCGGAAATCCGAACCGGGGGGGAGTGTCTCCAGGCAGCCCCCCGCTAGAGCGAGCGATTAAACGCCGTGCTCCGCTTGCCGGGGGGCGTCCTTCCAGGCGCGGCACCCGAAGGGAACCGCTAGCACTGGCACGCGGTCAAGCCGTCAAGACCTGAATCTATAAACCCCATACGAAAAAGGTCGTGTAGTATAGGAGAATATATATACATATATGAGGTAGAAGGCTATGGAGGTTTAGGAAACCAGCTCAAAGTCGCATGACGTGAGCCACTTTTCCCCGGCGAGGCTGCCTGCCGTTCAAGGCACCAAGCCCCCAGACCCGGCAAGGTGTCACGCTGTCAAGCCGTCAAGCCTTGAATCTATAAACTCCTATAGAAAAAGCTGATGTAGGAGTAGGAGATGAGGGTATATGAACACACGCGAGGTATACGGCTATAGGATTGTTGGAACAGCCAATTGACGCTTGACGGTTGACACCCGCCGCTCCGCTGCCGCTGCTGGCCTGGGCCACGTCAAGAATCCGCACCCATTTAGGCGTTGTGGAACAGCCCATCTTGTCGCCAGCCCCGAGCCTGCCCACGCTCACCGACGCGGGCATCAACGCGCCCGAATTCCTGACCGTGGACGAAGCCGCAGCTTTGCTGCGCGTGAACCGTAAGACGCTCTACGAGTCGATCCGGCGCGGCGGGGTGCCGGGAGTTCTCCACGTCGGTCGGTCCATCCGCATCCGCCGCAGTGTTCTGCTAGGCTGGTCGCCGGGTAACAGCAGTCCTGCGCTCGGAGAGAAGCGATGAGCGTCAGACTGCGGAAGTGGAAGAAGAAGGAGGGCAAGGTGCAAGAGGCGTGGTGGGTTGACGTGAAGTACCAGCACCCGAGCGGGAGGGTGGAGCGAGTCCGCAAGGCATCGCCTATCAACACCCGTCGCGGCGCTGAGGAGTACGAGCGTCAAATCCGCCATGCACTCCTGACGGGTTCCTTCGGAAAGGAGAAGCAAAACGAGCCGGGCCGAGTTCCCACTCTCGGGGACTTCGTTCCGCGTTTCATCACGTACAGCGAAAACAATAACAAGCACTCCAGTGTCGTCGCCAAACGGCAAATCCTTGACGACCACTTGCTCCCCGATTTCGGGAACATGGCTCTGGACTCAATCGGTCCTGCGGAGATCGAGGATTTCAAAGCAGCCATGCGCAAGAAACCGTCACGCGCCCGCGCCCGGAAGGAAGCCCCCACGCGGGCAGCTCTCCGCAAGCGCAAGGGCTCCGGGGTGAAGCTCCTGAGCCTCAAGTCCATCAACAACGCGCTCGCCGTGCTGCACAAGCTGCTCTCACTGGCACAGGAACAGGGCGTCATCGCTCACGTGCCGCGCGTGAAGCTCTTCAAGACGGAGAAGCCCGCCTTCGACTTCCTCACCTTCGATGAGGCCGAGCGCCTGATCAACGCCGCCGAGCCGGAGTGGCGAACGTTGATCCTGTTGGCGCTCAAGACGGGGCTGCGGCATGGGGAGCTGATCGGGCTCCAGTGGGCCGACGTGGACTTGCAGCGCGGCAAGCTCAAGGTCCGGCGTACCATCTGGCAGGGTGTGACGGGTCTGCCGAAGGGTGGACGGGAGAGAACGGTGGACCTGCCGGGCTCGGCTGTGGACGCGCTCAAGGGACACCGCCACCTGCGCGGCCCTTACGTGTTCTGCCAGGAGGACGGCAAGCCGCTCACCGCTGGCATGACCGAACATCGCCTGGAGCGGGCACTGAGCCGAGCGGGCATCACGCGCGAGCAGGGGTGCATCACATGGCACGACCTGCGGCACACCTACGGCAGCCACCTCGCCATGAGGGGCGTTCCGCTCAAGGTCATCCAGGAGCTGATGGGCCACGCGACCATCGAGATGACCATGCGCTACGCCCACCTCGCGCCGGAGACCCGGGAGAGCGCGGTGCAGCAGCTCGACCGGCCTGTGCCCCAACTCCACGCCGCACCGGCCAGAGACGCCGGAGGGGCACACTGAGGGCACATGAGGAACAGGGGACAAAGGAAAAGCCCAGCAACCCCTTGAGATTGCTGGGCCTTCCAGGTTGTCCCCGACGGGATTCGAACCCGTGGGCGAGGACGTTCGCTTGCTCCGCGAAGGCACGCGCTAATTGGAGAACACGCGGCTACTTCGTCTTGGCGCGCGTGGAGATACGTTTGGCGCGCACCGTGCGCTTGGGAGCGGTGGCGCGGCCCTTCGTCTTGGAGGTCCGGCGCGGAGCACGCGCCTTGGCGGGCTTCCGGGTGCGGCGCTTCGCGGGCGCCGACTTCGCCTTGGCGCGGGCCTTCTGGGTCACGCGCGCGGGAGAGCGGGTGTTGGCGCGGCGGCGTTTCGGGGCCACCTCCTCGGACGCGCTCTCGAGGTCGACGGTCTGCTTGTCCGGCATGTCCCTGGTCCTTTCGTGGGGCGGGGGAAACGAAACTGGACCTCACCGGGAAGGGAGACAAGAGAGGGGGGCGCCCCGCGTGTCTCGGGTGGAACAGGCCCTCCCCTCCGGAGCGTCCTCCCACCTCCCCTGGGAACCAATCGGCTGTTGGCCCGGGACCATCCGAGCGGGAGCAACCCAGGTGAAACCCCGCGCGAGTTGGGTTATTCGGAGGGACATGGCGGCCCGCAAGAACACCCCCCAACCCAGCCTCAGCGACTATCAAGAGCGGTTGCGCGCCGTGGGACTGCGCAGCACCGCGGCCCGGGTGGCGGTCCTGCGCGAGTTGGAGGCGGCGAAGGTGCCGCTGAGCCACGCGGACCTGGTGGAGGCCATGCAGGACGCGGGCTACGACCGCGTCACCCTGTACCGCAACCTGACGGATCTGACCGAGGCGGGCCTCGTCATCCGCGCGGACCTGGGCGACCACGTCTGGCGCTTCGAGCTCAAGGACGACCAGTCGGCCGAGCACGGGCCCCACCCCCACTTCACCTGCACGGACTGCGGCAGCGTGGCGTGCCTGCCCGTCGAGTCCGTCCACTTGAAGCCCGCCAAGGGCACCCCCAAGGCCCTGGCGGCGCAATCCGTGGACATCCAGCTGCGCGGCCGCTGCGATCGCTGCGGCCAGTAGCGCCGCGAAGCGTCACTCTTCCAGGGCGGGCTCACTCACTCCAGAGGAGCGCCAGATCCAGTTCGACGGCGTCGAACGGCTCGGCGCGGACCCGTCCCTCGCCCGTGAAGCGCTCGACGCGGAGCCAATCGCCCTCCGCGAACCGGAAGAGGTCGAGCGTCCGGGCAATGGGATCCACATGCCACACGTGCCCCACGCCCTCTCGGGCGTAGATGCGCATCTTCGGTCCCTGATCCACGTGCCGCGTGCCCTTCGAGAGGATCTCGCACGCCCAGTCCGGAGCGAGCGCGTAGTGCGCCGGAGCGTCCGGCCCTCCGACGGCGCGAGGCAGGCGCTCGCGTCTCCACCCGGCCAGCTCCGGTACGACCTTGTCCGGACGGGGACCGAGGTGCAACTCCGGCGCATCAAGCAGGACCCAGCCCCCGGGCCCGTCCTGGCCGAACTTGAAGGGCCTCACGAGGAGGGCTCCAAGGTTGGCGTGGACATTCGCGTGGGGCCGCGCCGGACGGGGACTGAGGTGCAGCTCTCCCTCGAGGATTTCCGCCACCATCTCCGCGGGGGCGGACTGAAAGGCCGCTTCGACGGACGGGGCATTGCGCAGAGTCATGACCGAGGATCTTCTCATGACCCTCCCGTCGTGCAACGCGAAGGCCAGGGTCCGCGGGGAACCCGGTCGGGCTGGGAGCGTGTACTGGAAAGACGCGGCCGTTGCGTCCATCCTGCGCGCATGTCGAGTCCGTCACCGTTTCGCAGTGATGCCGCTCGGAGCAGATACCTGGCGGCCTACGAGGAGTGGAGCACGCGCTGGCCGGTCCCCTCCGACACGCGCTTCGTGCCCACGTCGTACGGCTCGACGTTCGTCCGCGGCTCGGGCCCGGCGGACGCGCCTCCCCTCGTGCTGCTACCGGGCGCCGGGGCCACCTCGCTCATGTGGGCACCCAACATCGCCGCGCTCGCCGTCCACCACCGCGTCTGGGCGGTCGACAGCATCGCCGACTACGGCCTCAGCGAGTCCTCGCGTCCGGTGCGCACGGCCCAGGACTTCGTGACCTGGCTGGACGAGCTCACCACGGCGTTGTCACCCACGGAGCGCTTCGGGCTCGTGGGCCTCTCCTATGGCGCGTGGATCTCCGCGCAGTACGCGCTGGCGCGGCCCGAACGGCTCTCCGCCCTGGCGCTCATCGCTCCCGCCGGCACGGTGATGCCGCTGGGCCTGGGCTTCATCCTGCGGGCGGTGTCGTGCGCCCTGCCCTCGCCCTTCTTCACGCGCCGCTTCATGACGTGGCTCGCCCATGATCTGGCCACGAAGGACGCCCAGAGCCGGGCCCAGCTCGAACGGCGCATCGAGGAAGGCCATCTCGCGATGCGCAGCTTCAAGTCACGCCGGCTGGTCGAGCCCTCGCTCCTGAGTGACGAGCAACTTCGGGCCCTGCCCTCGCCCACGCTCTTCATGGTGGGGGAGAACGAACGCATCTTCCCGGCGTCCGCCGCCATCGAGCGCCTGCGCCGCGTGGCGCCCGGCATCGACATCGAGCTCGTCGCCGGAGCGGGGCACGACGTCACCTTCGTCCAGGCCGAGCACACCACCGCCCGCCTCCTGCGCCTGTTCAGCGCGCACACACCGCCCGGAAGCTGACGCTCGGGGGTTTCAGAACTTCTCACCGCGCGCGCTCATCTCCGCGAGCACCCGCTCGATGCCCCGCTTGTTGATGATGCGGATGCCGTGGGCGCTCACGCGCAGCCGCACGAAGCGGTTGAGGCTCGGCACCCAGTAGCGGTGCGTCTGGATGTTGGGCAATGAGCGCGTCTTCGTCTTGTTGTTGGCGTGGCTGACGTTGTTGCCCACCAACGGCCGCTTCCCGGTGACCTGACAGACCTTGGACATGGGTGTGACTTCTACCCGGGCTCCCGCATTCATGCAACCCAGTTGCACATGAATACGGATGGCACTTGATTTATTTGTAACCAAGTTGCATTTGCGGGGAATGCGAACGAAGACCCGCGGCACCGACACCCGCCTGCCCGTCACCGTCCTCTCCGGCTTCCTGGGGGCGGGGAAGACGACGCTGCTCAACCACGTGCTGGGCAACCGCGAGGGACGGCGCGTGGCGGTCATCGTCAACGACATGAGCGAGGTGAACATCGACGCGCGCCTGGTGAAGGGCGGGGGCTCGGCGCTGTCGCGGGTGGACGAGAAGCTGGTGGAGATGCAGAACGGGTGCATCTGCTGCACGCTGCGCGAGGACCTGCTCGTGGAGGTGTCGCGGCTCGCGAAGCAGGGCCGGTTCGACTACCTGCTCATCGAGTCCACGGGCATCTCCGAGCCCCTGCCCGTGGCCGAGACGTTCACCTTCGAGGAGGAGAGCGGCCAGAGCCTGTCCGAGGTGGCGCGCCTGGACACGATGGTGACGGTGGTGGACGCCAGGAACTTCCTCGCGGACTGGCGGAGCGAGGAGGACCTGCGCGCGCGAAAGCTGGGCCTGGGGGACGAGGACGAGCGCACGGTGGCGGATCTGCTCGTGGAGCAGGTGGAGTTCGCCAACGTGCTGGTCATCTCCAAGGTGGACCTCGTCACTCCGGGGGAGCTGGTGCGCCTGGAGTCGATGCTGCGCCACCTCAATCCGGACGCGCGCATCCACCACACCCTCAAGGGCCAATTGCCGCTGGAGGCCCTCCTCGACACCCACTTGTTCGACATGGAGAAGGCGGCCCTGGCCCCCGGCTGGCTCCAGCGGCTTCGAGGGGAGTCCGTGTCCGAGAGCGAGACGTATGGCGTGAGCAGCTTCGTCTACCGCGCCCGGCGCCCCTTCCACCCGGGGCGCTTCTGGGAGCTGCTCTACAAGGATGGCGCGGCCTGGGAGAGCGTGCTGCGCTCCAAGGGCTTCTTCTGGCTCGCCTCGCGCATGGACGAGACCGGGCTGTGGTCCCACGCGGGCAGCTCCGCCACCTGCGAGTACGCCGGCCCCTGGTACGCGTCCCTGCCCCGCTCCGCCTGGGAGGAAGACGCGGAGACCCGGGCCCACGTGGAGCTCGAGTGGCAAGAGCCCTTCGGGGATCGCCGCCAGGAGCTGGTCTTCATCGGCGCGGGTCTCGACGAGGCGTCGCTGCGCCGCAAGCTGGATGCCGCGCTCCTCACGGACAAGGAACTGGCGCGTGGGCCCAGGGCCTGGCGCCGCCTGCGCGATCCCTTCCCCGCCTGGGTCGACGTGCAAGACCCGGCCGAGGCCGAAGCCTGAATCCGTCCGCTTTCCACCTGAACTCCGAGCCTGCCATGAGCCCGTTCCGATATGTCCTCTTCCTCTGCTGCGGGGTGCTCACCGCCTGCGGCGGTCCCACCGAGCCCGAACCCATCGAGCCGCCCACAGAACAACAGGGGGATCCCTGCGCGCCGAACGGGCACATCCACCGGGAGCCCACGGGCGACTGGTGCCACTGTGATCGCGGCTATCTGGCATCTGCCTCCGGGCTCGCGTGCGAGCAGGACCCCGACTACGTACCTCGCGAGGGTTTCGACTTCGGGGACAACGGCGAGCACGCGTGCTGGCACGTCACCCACGGCCCCTACGCCACGGTGACGGCGTCCGAGGATCGCCCGCCGCGCGTGGACGCCTTCCACACGCACTACACCGTGACGCTGCGCCCCGAGGGCGGCCAGTACGTGGGCACCTTCCAGTTCAAGGCCTACGCCACGGGAGACTTCATCGCCTACCTGAGCGACGCCTCCGTTCCCCTCACCGTGCACGAGGTGGGCAAGGGCGTGGTGTCTCCCGCCGACACGGCCCCCATTCCCCCCGCCATCCGCGACGGCGTCTGCACGGGCGGGCTCGTCCACATGGTCGGCTACGAGCTGACGGACAAGGTCCCCTACACCGTCACCCTCGGCCCCACGTCCATGAGCCAGCTCGCGCTCGTCATCGAGCACCAGTAAGCCGCGCCCTTTCCTGTTCCACCCACACCGAGGTCCACACATGAAGCGCCACGCCGGAATCACGCTGCTCGCCCTGTCTCTCGCCGCCTGCGGTCCCATCACCGAGGAGGAACTGGACGCCACGCGGCGCACACAGCCCCTCGAGAGCACCTGCACCGCGCTCGGCGCGCAGATCACCGAGCACGCCTGCTACCACTCCAACCGTCCCGCGGATCACGTGAGCAAGACCGCCACGAGCGGCCTCACCGCCACCACGCCCCACATCAACACCTCGCACAAGCACTACGACGTGACGCTGCCCTCGGGGGCCACCGGGACGGTGCAATTCCAGCCAGCCACCACGGGCTCCTGGGCCCTCTACCTGACGCAGAACATCTCCGTCACCGTCAAGAACGGCGCCACCGTCATCGCCCCCGCGCTCTCCCACGCCGTCTCGGAGAGCGGCTGCGCGCTGAACACCGTGAAGGTGTACGACCTGGACAGCACCCTCACGTACCAGGTGGAGCTCGGCGCCGCCGCGGGCAACCTGGTGGGCGTCGTCCCCGAGGAACTGGCCGGCAACGCCATCCGCTACTACCGCGACGCGGACGGGGACACGTACGGCGACAACGACCTCTCCAAGTCCATCCGCACCGCCTGCGTGAAGCCCGACGGCTACGTCACCCGCCGGTACGACTGCGACGACACCAACCCCAGCATCTACAACTGCCTCTGAGCCCCGCCGATTGAAACGGGCCTCCGGGCCCCCGAGCCGGAGCGGCCTTCCCTCCTCGGGGCCGCTTCGGCTCGCGTCTTTTCCCCTCCGAGGTCCTTCTTCCAATGCGCCTGACCCACCGTTCGCTCCTGCTCTCCGCCTGCCTGCTCATGCTCCCCGCCTGTGGTGGAGAGCCGACTCCAGAACCCACCCCCGCGCCGATTCCGGACCCCGCGCGTCCCTTCGTCACCTCGGCCAGCGTGTCCGAAGGCGCTCGGGACGTGTACCCCGTGGAGTTGTTCCACGACGAAACCGCCAGCACGCCCGGCATCTACCTGCGCAAGCAGCTCTCGGTGACCTTCAACACCGCCATGAAGGCCTCCGCCGCCCAGGTGACGCTGAGCAACCGCACCGACACGAACGTACCGCCACGCGCGCTCGTGGGGACGTGGTCCGCCGATGGACGCACGCTGCTCGTCACCGTGACCGAGCCCGAGGACGGCGGCCCTCCCCTGGAGGAGGAATCCACGTACGCGTTGGAGCTCACCGCGCTGCGGGGCGCCGAGGCGGACGCACCGCTCGACCCCGCCGTGTTCCTCGGAGATGGCGCGCTGGACTTCACCACCTCCGCGCGCGACGGCGACCTGGAGCACGCCTGCGCCCACACGCTCGCCAATGAGCCGGTGGACGTCCAGGCCTCGGCCCACATGCCCGTGCAAGGCTTCCCGCCTCCCACGGACCGGAGCCACGCGCGCTACCGGGTGACGTTGCCGGACGCGCCCCAGGGCTACACGGAACTCGTGTCCAAGCCCTCCGGAGACGAGGACATCCTGCTGTACCTCGACCGGAACATCCTCGTGGGCGTCCATGACGAGGCAGCGGCCCGGGACATCCCCGTGGAGACGAAGGCCGCGCTCCCCGTCTGCGCCGGCATCACCCACGTGGCGCGCTTCTCCATCCAGGGAGGCGACCGCGTCTACTTCCCGCGCTTCACTTCCACCCCAGGCTCCACGTTCGAGTTCATCCTCGAGCGGCACTCGCGGTAGGCCGCGCCGCCGCCCTACTCCCAGGCGGCGGAGAACGACGTGTGCCGCCGCAGGTTGACGAACAGCGCGCGGTACACCTGGCTGTCGGGGGGGACCTGTCCTCCTTCCTCCCCCAGCCGATCGAACAGCGCGCCCTCGAACCAGCGGTGGGGATGGAGTTCCACGACGAAGAGCCCGTCGTCCTCCAACTCCACCTCCACGGGCACGAACTCCACCCGCTGCATCTCCACCGGCGCGGGGAAGTCCACGGTGGCCTTGAAGGGCACGCGGTGGCCCTCGCGCACGGCCGTGCCCTCCAGCCACACCGAGTGCCCCTCGAGCGACCGCGCCTCCGTGCCCAGCGCTCGCGACGGCGGCTGGAGCAGGAGCGAGAAGGAACGCGCCCGTCCGGCGATCCCCGGCGAGTGACCGAGCACCCGCGCGGCGCCGCCGCTCTCCAGCAGATCGAACACCACCTCCCGATCCCACTCTCCCAGCACCCGGCCTCCCGAGAAGAAGGACTCGTGCGCGTGCGCAGTGGGCAGCAGCACCGCGCCCACGCGACGCATCCACCGGCCCAGAGCGCTCGACTGGAGCGGCGAGGCATTCTCGAAGAGGTAGATGGGACCGAGCACCATGCGCGCCCGCGTGAGCTCCACGCGCCAGCCCGTGTCGGTGGTGAACAGGCCCCACTCCTCCTCGCCAGGAGCGCGCACGGTGCGCAGGCCCATGCGGAAGATGATGCTCCGGCCGCCCGTGCCGGAGTCGCCACACGAGGCGCCCGCGCCAAGCAAGGCGGCTCCTCCGAGCAGGAAGGAGACGGCACGACGGGAGGGGCGCGAGGGAGACGTCATGGAGGCTCTTCCTGGATTAAATCGAGGTGGAGGGTCAGCGTGGTGAGGAAGGTGCGAGGCGCACCCGCGGAGAAGTGGCGCGCGGCGAGCAGCGAGGCGGGAGCATCCGGGCCACGAAAATTGGAGACGTAATTGAACTCGGCCTCGCGCCAGCGCGCGTCGAGCAGGTTCTCAACCGACATCCCCCATTCCCAATCCCGCCATCGCGCACGTGCCGCCACGTCGAAGAGGAAGACGGGCTCGCTCGAACGGTTGAGTGGCAGGGGCTTGGGGCCGATGGCGCTGTGCCCCAGCGCGAGCGTCCACCCCACGGGCTGTGCGAAGGGAGTGAGGGTGCCTCGCACGGAGGCATCCAATCGCCCGAGGAGGTTGGGGA from Melittangium boletus DSM 14713 includes the following:
- a CDS encoding helix-turn-helix domain-containing protein; protein product: MSPAPSLPTLTDAGINAPEFLTVDEAAALLRVNRKTLYESIRRGGVPGVLHVGRSIRIRRSVLLGWSPGNSSPALGEKR
- the rpmB gene encoding 50S ribosomal protein L28 codes for the protein MSKVCQVTGKRPLVGNNVSHANNKTKTRSLPNIQTHRYWVPSLNRFVRLRVSAHGIRIINKRGIERVLAEMSARGEKF
- a CDS encoding Uma2 family endonuclease is translated as MTLRNAPSVEAAFQSAPAEMVAEILEGELHLSPRPARPHANVHANLGALLVRPFKFGQDGPGGWVLLDAPELHLGPRPDKVVPELAGWRRERLPRAVGGPDAPAHYALAPDWACEILSKGTRHVDQGPKMRIYAREGVGHVWHVDPIARTLDLFRFAEGDWLRVERFTGEGRVRAEPFDAVELDLALLWSE
- a CDS encoding tyrosine-type recombinase/integrase, which produces MSVRLRKWKKKEGKVQEAWWVDVKYQHPSGRVERVRKASPINTRRGAEEYERQIRHALLTGSFGKEKQNEPGRVPTLGDFVPRFITYSENNNKHSSVVAKRQILDDHLLPDFGNMALDSIGPAEIEDFKAAMRKKPSRARARKEAPTRAALRKRKGSGVKLLSLKSINNALAVLHKLLSLAQEQGVIAHVPRVKLFKTEKPAFDFLTFDEAERLINAAEPEWRTLILLALKTGLRHGELIGLQWADVDLQRGKLKVRRTIWQGVTGLPKGGRERTVDLPGSAVDALKGHRHLRGPYVFCQEDGKPLTAGMTEHRLERALSRAGITREQGCITWHDLRHTYGSHLAMRGVPLKVIQELMGHATIEMTMRYAHLAPETRESAVQQLDRPVPQLHAAPARDAGGAH
- a CDS encoding Fur family transcriptional regulator, producing MAARKNTPQPSLSDYQERLRAVGLRSTAARVAVLRELEAAKVPLSHADLVEAMQDAGYDRVTLYRNLTDLTEAGLVIRADLGDHVWRFELKDDQSAEHGPHPHFTCTDCGSVACLPVESVHLKPAKGTPKALAAQSVDIQLRGRCDRCGQ
- the zigA gene encoding zinc metallochaperone GTPase ZigA; its protein translation is MRTKTRGTDTRLPVTVLSGFLGAGKTTLLNHVLGNREGRRVAVIVNDMSEVNIDARLVKGGGSALSRVDEKLVEMQNGCICCTLREDLLVEVSRLAKQGRFDYLLIESTGISEPLPVAETFTFEEESGQSLSEVARLDTMVTVVDARNFLADWRSEEDLRARKLGLGDEDERTVADLLVEQVEFANVLVISKVDLVTPGELVRLESMLRHLNPDARIHHTLKGQLPLEALLDTHLFDMEKAALAPGWLQRLRGESVSESETYGVSSFVYRARRPFHPGRFWELLYKDGAAWESVLRSKGFFWLASRMDETGLWSHAGSSATCEYAGPWYASLPRSAWEEDAETRAHVELEWQEPFGDRRQELVFIGAGLDEASLRRKLDAALLTDKELARGPRAWRRLRDPFPAWVDVQDPAEAEA
- a CDS encoding alpha/beta fold hydrolase, with translation MSSPSPFRSDAARSRYLAAYEEWSTRWPVPSDTRFVPTSYGSTFVRGSGPADAPPLVLLPGAGATSLMWAPNIAALAVHHRVWAVDSIADYGLSESSRPVRTAQDFVTWLDELTTALSPTERFGLVGLSYGAWISAQYALARPERLSALALIAPAGTVMPLGLGFILRAVSCALPSPFFTRRFMTWLAHDLATKDAQSRAQLERRIEEGHLAMRSFKSRRLVEPSLLSDEQLRALPSPTLFMVGENERIFPASAAIERLRRVAPGIDIELVAGAGHDVTFVQAEHTTARLLRLFSAHTPPGS